Proteins from one Impatiens glandulifera chromosome 2, dImpGla2.1, whole genome shotgun sequence genomic window:
- the LOC124928225 gene encoding uncharacterized protein LOC124928225 has protein sequence MVANSKSIIMKAVSSSSSSSSISIADLASCYCAIMLALILLTTASFSDHDHDLDQTTGDMITTGSLMLNRPCDEIYVVGEGETLNTISDKCGDPFIVEQNPHIHDPDDVFPGLVIKITPHHQVPTPTRSS, from the coding sequence ATGGTTGCCAATTCCAAGTCCATAATTATGAAGGCggtatcatcatcatcttcatcatcatcaataagCATAGCTGATTTGGCCTCTTGCTACTGCGCCATCATGCTGGCTCTCATCTTGCTAACCACTGCCTCTTTCTCGGATCATGATCACGATCTTGATCAGACCACCGGCGACATGATTACAACCGGCAGCCTCATGCTCAACCGCCCTTGCGACGAAATTTATGTTGTTGGAGAAGGAGAAACTCTAAACACCATAAGCGATAAGTGCGGCGATCCCTTCATCGTCGAACAGAATCCTCACATCCATGATCCTGACGATGTTTTCCCAGGCCTTGTCATCAAGATCACTCCTCATCATCAGGTTCCAACTCCAACCAGATCATCATAG